A part of Setaria viridis chromosome 8, Setaria_viridis_v4.0, whole genome shotgun sequence genomic DNA contains:
- the LOC117866710 gene encoding 3-aminomethylindole N-methyltransferase — MDKIGFVNGAGVDEDSTCLHAQTLVYAYNVTMAVKAAVKLGLIDALSAADENGLTAEELATKLVQAEDKAESASLIGRILRFLASFDVVRCSADKAPDGTVLWRYSPAPACRWLTTNNGEGSLGPMAVFAVDEDIFSSWQHIADAVAGGGKQTPFELAHGGTPAFEYFGKNRRVSLLFDRAMAQQSLLVIKKLVEHPKVFDGVRVLVDVGGGTGETLALIRDRYKHIRCINMDLPHVVSEAPSLEGVEHVAGDMFESVPSGDAILMKWMIHLQSDEESILILKNCHRALPDNGKVIVIQSILPETPESTPAARDSYMMDIIIYVNFKGGKDRTEQEYAKLAAAAGFSGFQKTYIFCNIYALEFTK; from the exons ATGGACAAAATTGGGTTTGTCAATGGTGCCGGCGTCGACGAGGACTCGACTTGCTTGCACGCACAAACACTGGTCTACGCCTACAATGTCACCATGGCCGTGAAGGCGGCTGTCAAGCTCGGCCTCATCGACGCCCTTAGCGCCGCCGACGAAAACGGTCTGACCGCCGAGGAGCTTGCCACGAAACTAGTCCAGGCGGAGGACAAGGCCGAGTCAGCTTCTCTGATCGGCCGGATCCTCAGGTTCCTAGCGTCCTTCGACGTCGTGAGGTGCTCGGCCGACAAAGCTCCTGACGGCACGGTGCTGTGGCGGTACTCGCCTGCACCGGCGTGCCGGTGGCTCACCACCAACAATGGTGAGGGGTCCCTTGGCCCCATGGCCGTGTTCGCCGTAGATGAGGACATCTTCTCGTCCTG GCAACACATAGCGGACGcagtggccggtggtggcaagCAGACGCCGTTCGAGCTTGCCCATGGGGGGACGCCGGCGTTCGAGTACTTTGGGAAGAACCGGCGTGTGAGCTTGCTGTTCGACCGGGCCATGGCCCAGCAGTCATTGCTGGTGATCAAGAAGCTGGTCGAGCACCCCAAAGTGTTTGACGGCGTCAGGGTGCTCGTCGACGTTGGCGGGGGCACCGGCGAAACGCTAGCGTTGATCAGAGACCGGTACAAGCACATCAGGTGCATAAACATGGATCTACCTCATGTTGTCTCCGAGGCTCCGTCTCTTGAAG GCGTGGAACACGTAGCTGGAGATATGTTTGAAAGCGTACCCTCTGGAGATGCAATTTTAATGAAG TGGATGATCCATTTGCAGAGTGACGAGGAGTCCATCTTGATCCTAAAGAATTGCCACCGTGCTCTCCCAGATAACGGAAAAGTGATCGTGATTCAGAGTATCCTGCCCGAGACCCCAGAATCGACTCCGGCTGCGCGAGATTCGTACATGATGGATATCATAATATATGTCAACTTCAAGGGAGGAAAGGACAGGACGGAGCAGGAGTACGCCAAGCTTGCCGCGGCTGCAGGCTTTTCTGGCTTCCAGAAAACCTACATCTTCTGCAACATTTACGCTCTAGAGTTTACCAAGTAG